One stretch of Enterobacter sp. RHBSTW-00994 DNA includes these proteins:
- the pdhR gene encoding pyruvate dehydrogenase complex transcriptional repressor PdhR, producing the protein MAYSKIRQPKLSDVIEQQLEFLILEGTLRPGEKLPPERELAKQFDVSRPSLREAIQRLEAKGLLLRRQGGGTFVQNSLWQSFSDPLVELLSDHPESQFDLLETRHALEGIAAYYAALRSNDEDRERIRELHQAIERAQQSGDLDAESDAVVQYQIAVTEAAHNVVLLHLLRCMEPMLSQNVRQNFELLYARREMLPLVSNHRTRVFEAIMAGEPEQAREASHRHLAFIEEILLDRSREQSRRERSLRRIQQRKD; encoded by the coding sequence ATGGCCTACAGCAAAATTCGCCAACCAAAACTATCCGATGTGATTGAGCAGCAGCTGGAGTTTTTGATCCTTGAGGGGACACTGCGCCCCGGTGAAAAACTCCCGCCTGAACGCGAGCTGGCAAAACAGTTCGACGTTTCCCGTCCCTCTCTGCGTGAGGCGATTCAACGCCTTGAAGCAAAGGGCTTGCTGCTTCGTCGCCAGGGCGGCGGAACCTTTGTGCAAAACAGCCTGTGGCAGAGCTTCAGCGATCCGCTGGTAGAACTTCTCTCTGACCACCCAGAATCCCAGTTTGACCTGCTAGAGACCCGTCACGCGCTTGAAGGCATTGCAGCTTATTACGCTGCGCTTCGTAGCAATGATGAAGATCGTGAGCGCATACGCGAACTCCATCAAGCCATTGAACGGGCACAGCAGTCCGGCGATCTCGACGCCGAGTCTGATGCCGTCGTCCAGTATCAAATTGCCGTTACCGAAGCGGCGCATAATGTGGTGTTGCTTCACTTGCTACGCTGCATGGAACCGATGCTGTCCCAAAATGTTCGTCAGAATTTTGAATTGTTGTATGCCCGTCGGGAAATGCTTCCGCTGGTCAGCAACCATCGCACCCGAGTATTCGAGGCGATAATGGCCGGGGAACCGGAGCAGGCGCGTGAAGCGTCGCACCGCCATCTGGCTTTCATTGAGGAAATCTTGCTGGACCGCAGCCGTGAACAATCGCGTCGCGAACGTTCACTTCGCCGCATACAGCAACGAAAGGATTAA